In Streptomyces sclerotialus, one genomic interval encodes:
- a CDS encoding AfsR/SARP family transcriptional regulator — protein MSELTEPDTLRFEVLGPLRVRRGGTELRLGQMQQRVVLAVLLLNANRPLDYGQLMDAVWGSDPPAHAVNLLQRHASGLRRVLEPDRPPREPSRLLAWTDAGYQLSVPAGRLDLHQFEQQVTHAHAAATAGDVPAAAEALHGALRLWQGRVCEGLVSPLLDTERQRLDERHLSVLEERIELDLTLGSNHDLIGELRQLVADHPLREKPHGLLMLALYRSGSRADALSVFRQARRMLRDELGIEPSNYLQGLHEQVLTADPALDAPQPQPAPAVEAEPEPHAAETVHAPVVPAQLPHRTVDFIGRTDVLARLNSLLPEEGADTAGAVVITAIGGAAGVGKTALANYWAHEIRDRFPDGQLYVNLRGFDPTGTPMKPAEAVRGFLDALAVPPKRLPIDTDGQAALYRSLLAGRRMLIVLENAHDAEQVRPLLPGSSSCFVVVTSRNQLTSLVATDGARPVTIDLLSSAEARDMLAHRIGRQQVAAEPEAVNDIITFTARLPLALAIVASRAAMHPQFPLAALAKELKAVEGRLDSLDGGDDVTNIRAVFSWSYEKLTAPAARLFRLLGLHPGPDIAPLPAAHLAGVPVRKVRPLLAELAGAQLITERTLGRFTLHDLLRAYAADLTRTHDAEDDRRAALRRVFDYYLHTAYKGSWLLDPHREDYLKLSARGTVTTERFADHHEALDWFVTEHPVLLAVLRQAESSGFDTHVWQLAWALMPFFDRLGHWHDAAMVQETALVAAGREVSVEGQAIAHGSLVMAHARLLRHDEARDHARQAVELFRELGDYTGQAYAYRSLALLLDRQASYRDGLIHAQRSLELFQAAGYRTGEAKALNAVGWFHAHLGDREQALTYCRRALDLQKVIGDRLGRAETWDSLGYIHHHLGHSQEGIVCYQHALDLYRELGDRYNEADTLSALGDAHSEVGDAASARAAWQRALVILEELGHPEGAQVRTKLDELGG, from the coding sequence ATGAGCGAGCTGACAGAGCCGGACACACTGCGATTCGAGGTGCTCGGCCCGCTGCGCGTGCGGCGGGGCGGGACCGAACTGAGACTTGGCCAGATGCAGCAGCGGGTGGTCCTCGCGGTGTTGCTGCTGAACGCGAACCGACCGTTGGATTACGGCCAACTGATGGATGCGGTCTGGGGTTCCGATCCGCCGGCGCACGCAGTGAACCTACTGCAGCGGCACGCATCCGGACTACGGCGAGTGCTCGAACCCGACCGCCCGCCTCGCGAGCCGTCCCGCCTTCTCGCCTGGACCGATGCCGGCTACCAGCTGTCCGTGCCGGCCGGCCGACTGGATCTGCACCAGTTCGAACAACAGGTCACGCATGCACATGCCGCCGCCACCGCAGGCGACGTGCCGGCGGCAGCCGAAGCACTCCACGGAGCGCTGCGACTGTGGCAGGGGCGCGTGTGCGAAGGACTCGTCAGCCCGCTGCTCGACACCGAGCGTCAGCGACTGGACGAGCGGCACCTCAGTGTGCTGGAGGAACGCATCGAACTGGACCTGACGCTCGGCAGCAACCACGACCTGATCGGTGAATTACGGCAGCTCGTCGCCGACCACCCACTGCGGGAAAAACCGCACGGCCTGCTCATGCTGGCGCTCTACCGGTCCGGAAGCCGGGCGGACGCCCTGAGCGTCTTCCGGCAGGCACGCCGCATGCTGAGGGACGAACTCGGCATCGAACCCAGCAATTATCTGCAAGGCCTGCACGAGCAGGTGCTGACGGCCGACCCGGCCCTGGACGCCCCGCAACCGCAGCCCGCGCCGGCCGTCGAAGCCGAACCGGAACCACACGCCGCGGAAACGGTGCACGCGCCGGTCGTACCGGCCCAGTTACCGCACCGCACCGTGGACTTCATCGGCCGTACCGACGTACTGGCGCGCCTGAACTCCCTCTTGCCGGAGGAAGGAGCCGACACCGCGGGCGCAGTGGTCATCACCGCCATCGGAGGGGCCGCCGGAGTCGGCAAGACCGCCCTGGCCAACTATTGGGCCCATGAGATCCGCGACCGGTTCCCTGACGGGCAGCTGTACGTGAATCTGCGGGGCTTCGACCCGACCGGTACGCCCATGAAACCGGCTGAGGCGGTCCGGGGATTCCTGGACGCACTGGCCGTACCCCCGAAGCGCCTGCCGATCGACACCGACGGGCAGGCGGCGCTCTACCGCAGTCTGCTGGCGGGGCGGCGGATGCTGATCGTTCTTGAGAACGCTCACGACGCCGAACAGGTACGTCCCCTGCTCCCCGGCTCCTCGTCCTGCTTCGTCGTGGTGACGAGCCGGAACCAGCTCACCAGTCTGGTGGCCACGGACGGCGCCCGCCCGGTGACCATCGATCTGCTGTCCTCGGCGGAAGCGCGCGACATGCTAGCCCACCGCATCGGCCGGCAGCAGGTCGCCGCGGAGCCGGAAGCGGTGAACGACATCATCACGTTCACCGCGCGATTACCGCTCGCCCTGGCCATCGTCGCCTCGCGTGCCGCCATGCATCCTCAGTTTCCGCTCGCCGCGCTGGCCAAGGAGCTCAAGGCCGTCGAAGGCCGGCTGGACTCCCTCGACGGCGGGGACGACGTCACCAACATCCGGGCCGTGTTCTCGTGGTCGTACGAGAAGCTCACCGCACCGGCAGCCCGGCTCTTCCGGTTGCTCGGGCTGCACCCGGGTCCGGACATCGCGCCCTTGCCGGCCGCCCACTTGGCCGGTGTACCGGTCAGGAAGGTACGGCCGCTGCTGGCCGAACTGGCCGGCGCCCAGCTGATCACGGAGCGGACGCTGGGCCGGTTCACCCTGCACGATCTGCTGCGCGCCTACGCCGCGGACCTCACCCGCACCCACGACGCGGAAGACGACAGGAGGGCGGCGCTCCGCCGCGTCTTCGACTACTACCTGCACACCGCTTACAAGGGAAGCTGGCTGCTCGACCCGCACCGGGAGGATTACCTGAAGCTGTCCGCGCGGGGCACCGTCACCACGGAGCGGTTCGCGGACCATCACGAGGCGCTGGACTGGTTCGTGACCGAGCATCCCGTCCTCCTCGCGGTGCTCCGTCAGGCCGAGAGCAGCGGCTTCGACACCCACGTCTGGCAGCTGGCCTGGGCTCTGATGCCGTTCTTCGACCGACTGGGACACTGGCACGACGCAGCCATGGTGCAGGAAACGGCGCTGGTGGCCGCCGGCCGCGAGGTGAGCGTGGAGGGGCAGGCGATCGCGCACGGAAGCCTTGTGATGGCCCATGCGCGGCTCCTCCGGCACGACGAAGCACGTGACCACGCCCGGCAGGCCGTCGAGTTGTTCCGGGAACTCGGCGACTACACGGGCCAGGCGTACGCCTACCGAAGCCTCGCCCTGCTCCTCGACCGGCAGGCGAGCTACCGCGACGGGCTCATTCATGCGCAGCGGTCCCTCGAGTTGTTCCAGGCCGCGGGCTACCGCACCGGCGAGGCCAAGGCGCTCAATGCGGTCGGCTGGTTCCACGCCCACCTGGGGGACCGCGAGCAGGCTCTGACGTACTGCCGGCGCGCGCTGGACCTGCAGAAGGTGATCGGTGACCGGCTCGGCCGGGCCGAGACCTGGGACAGCCTCGGCTACATTCACCATCACCTCGGGCACTCACAAGAGGGAATCGTGTGCTATCAGCACGCTCTCGACCTCTACCGTGAATTGGGTGACCGGTACAACGAGGCCGACACCCTGTCCGCACTGGGCGATGCCCACAGCGAGGTCGGAGACGCCGCATCGGCCCGCGCCGCGTGGCAGCGCGCTCTGGTGATCCTGGAGGAACTCGGTCATCCGGAGGGCGCCCAGGTGCGCACCAAGCTGGATGAACTCGGCGGATAA
- a CDS encoding RiPP maturation radical SAM C-methyltransferase yields the protein MLDPHRAGRTGGSEGVQRSPWPAVLVSMPFMDIHCPSIQLGLLKAIGDAHGFPVHTFHANLDFAARIGVDRYRALAGHRGCMIGEWLFSRAAFGDAAPDPDAQLLDEFGPELAALSGEAEKDWREQLLRTRDRDVPDYLDSLVDAFPWGEMRLVGFTSTFQQNTASFALARRLKSRYPELFILFGGANFDGEMGPELVRTAGCVDAAVIGEGDIAFPQLMDTLAAGGDLGTVPGLAYRKEGGGDVVVVPPLPPTHRLDDLPVPDYDEYFRHAEETGLLRRSARRSVRIPVETARGCWWGAKHHCTFCGLNATSMRFRAKSPERVLDEFAQLARRHHSFCFDAVDNILDMNYLRTVFPALVDSGASYDLFYEVKANLNRSQLKLLADAGVTLIQPGLESLSSHVLRLMHKGVSAAQNINLLRWAQHYGIEVTWNLLWGFPGETRKDYEDQAALIPRLLHLQPPSGAGRIWLERFSPLYEERDELLSHYQPEKSYRYVYPPDADLHRIAYFFDYELADALPDADYAAVRQEVDAWNAAWQGERPPVLTYWSAPHFVQIYDGRHEGHEGTYTFEGTMADLYLACSRRPVTAAGAQRALGINRSAAVVQMMLRDLQEMGLVFLDGKTAVALALPASPRRSVP from the coding sequence ATGCTCGACCCGCACAGGGCCGGCCGCACCGGCGGCAGCGAAGGGGTACAGCGTTCGCCTTGGCCTGCCGTCCTCGTCTCCATGCCCTTCATGGACATCCACTGTCCGTCGATCCAACTCGGCCTGCTCAAGGCGATAGGCGACGCACACGGTTTCCCCGTACACACCTTCCACGCCAACCTCGATTTTGCCGCGCGCATCGGTGTGGACCGTTACCGTGCCCTCGCCGGGCATCGCGGCTGCATGATCGGTGAATGGCTCTTCTCCCGCGCCGCTTTCGGCGATGCGGCCCCGGACCCGGATGCCCAGCTGCTCGATGAGTTCGGTCCCGAACTCGCCGCCCTGAGTGGTGAAGCGGAGAAGGACTGGCGAGAGCAGCTGCTGCGGACGCGAGACCGGGACGTGCCGGACTATCTCGACTCGCTCGTCGATGCCTTCCCCTGGGGCGAGATGCGCCTCGTGGGATTCACCTCGACGTTCCAGCAGAACACGGCCTCCTTCGCGCTGGCACGACGGCTGAAGAGCCGGTATCCGGAGTTGTTCATCCTGTTCGGCGGGGCGAACTTCGACGGGGAGATGGGACCGGAACTCGTACGGACCGCAGGCTGTGTCGACGCCGCCGTCATCGGGGAAGGCGACATCGCGTTCCCCCAGCTGATGGATACTCTCGCCGCCGGCGGCGACCTCGGCACCGTCCCCGGTCTGGCCTACCGGAAGGAGGGCGGCGGCGATGTCGTCGTCGTGCCGCCGCTGCCCCCGACGCACCGGCTCGATGACCTGCCGGTGCCGGACTACGACGAGTACTTCCGCCACGCCGAGGAGACGGGCCTGCTTCGTCGCTCCGCCCGCCGAAGCGTACGCATACCCGTCGAGACGGCCAGAGGCTGCTGGTGGGGCGCAAAACATCACTGCACGTTCTGCGGGCTGAACGCGACGAGCATGCGGTTCAGAGCGAAATCCCCGGAACGGGTACTCGACGAATTCGCTCAGTTGGCGCGTCGCCATCACAGCTTCTGCTTCGACGCCGTGGACAACATCCTGGACATGAATTACCTGAGAACGGTCTTTCCTGCCCTCGTCGACAGCGGAGCGAGCTACGACCTCTTCTACGAGGTGAAGGCCAATCTGAACCGGTCTCAGCTCAAGTTGCTGGCGGATGCCGGTGTGACCCTCATCCAGCCCGGACTGGAGTCATTGAGCTCGCACGTGCTGCGGCTCATGCACAAGGGAGTCAGCGCCGCGCAGAACATCAACCTGCTGCGCTGGGCACAGCACTACGGAATCGAAGTGACCTGGAATCTCCTCTGGGGGTTCCCCGGCGAAACACGCAAGGACTACGAGGACCAAGCGGCGCTCATACCCCGCCTGTTGCACCTTCAGCCGCCATCAGGGGCCGGCCGGATCTGGCTGGAGCGCTTCAGCCCGCTCTACGAAGAGCGGGACGAGCTCCTGTCCCATTACCAGCCGGAGAAGAGCTACCGGTACGTCTATCCTCCGGACGCCGACCTCCACCGGATCGCCTACTTCTTCGACTACGAGCTGGCCGACGCCCTGCCGGACGCCGACTATGCCGCAGTCCGGCAGGAAGTCGATGCTTGGAACGCGGCCTGGCAGGGCGAACGGCCGCCCGTACTGACGTACTGGTCGGCACCGCACTTCGTCCAGATCTATGACGGCAGGCATGAAGGGCACGAGGGGACGTACACCTTCGAAGGCACGATGGCCGACCTCTACCTGGCCTGCAGCCGCCGGCCCGTCACCGCGGCGGGCGCGCAGCGCGCCCTCGGCATCAACCGTTCCGCCGCAGTCGTCCAGATGATGCTGCGCGACCTTCAGGAAATGGGGCTGGTGTTCCTCGACGGGAAAACGGCCGTGGCACTTGCCTTACCCGCCTCGCCACGGCGATCCGTACCCTGA
- a CDS encoding S8 family serine peptidase: MRVIVQMRPELDVMQAVVDPAVTTPPAVDVAGSVPGFAVDPAFVPVPIARPKPATPGGDPLSLDQPLVFSMAPEDASVLVRGEIQDYDTTSRVAMLATARPDIVGLSSDPVIATMPTCGGTPPVGNWQDVQHAVAEPLRKEGLDGRDVPLAIVDSGINVAQVGEVLGSPVTVDAEHSWKPAGLDGDFGRFAVDHGTMCAFDSLVVAPHVDLLDIPVLFPRRRGATAMEGLLSDAIAAYAHLRTLLEEMPPEQRMLVVSNSWGSYDPSWDFPPGHPGNYSDNPAHPFNLAVAALEQAGADILFAAGNCGRDCPDPRCKYADRPIGGANSHPAVLSVAGVDTRKARVGYSSQGPGRLTPRKPDVATYTHFAGSQAFGATSPDSGTSAACPVAAGIIAAVRTQWSAKKIPPSRMRTLLRRTADDLGVAGFDYECGYGIINTTAVTEALRRRSLSNERS; encoded by the coding sequence ATGCGAGTAATTGTTCAGATGCGGCCCGAGCTGGATGTCATGCAAGCCGTCGTCGACCCCGCGGTCACCACTCCGCCGGCCGTTGACGTGGCGGGGTCGGTTCCCGGTTTCGCCGTGGATCCGGCCTTCGTGCCGGTGCCGATCGCCCGGCCGAAGCCCGCCACGCCTGGTGGTGATCCCCTGTCACTGGACCAGCCACTCGTGTTCTCCATGGCTCCGGAAGACGCGAGTGTCCTGGTGCGTGGCGAGATCCAGGACTACGACACCACCAGTCGCGTCGCCATGCTCGCGACGGCCCGGCCGGACATCGTCGGCCTGTCCTCCGACCCCGTCATCGCAACGATGCCGACATGTGGTGGGACTCCCCCGGTCGGCAACTGGCAGGACGTACAGCACGCCGTCGCCGAGCCCCTCAGGAAGGAAGGCCTGGACGGCCGGGACGTCCCCCTTGCCATCGTCGACAGCGGCATCAACGTCGCGCAGGTGGGCGAGGTGCTGGGCTCCCCCGTGACCGTCGACGCCGAGCACAGCTGGAAGCCGGCCGGGCTCGACGGAGACTTCGGCCGGTTCGCCGTGGACCACGGCACCATGTGTGCATTCGACTCGCTGGTGGTCGCGCCGCACGTCGACCTGCTCGACATTCCGGTGCTCTTCCCCCGGCGCCGGGGCGCCACCGCCATGGAAGGCCTGCTCTCCGACGCGATCGCGGCCTACGCGCACCTGCGGACGCTGCTGGAGGAGATGCCGCCCGAACAGCGCATGCTGGTCGTCAGCAACAGCTGGGGCTCCTACGACCCGAGCTGGGACTTCCCACCGGGTCACCCGGGCAACTACTCCGACAACCCCGCCCACCCGTTCAACCTCGCGGTGGCCGCCCTGGAGCAGGCCGGCGCCGACATCCTGTTCGCCGCGGGCAACTGCGGACGCGACTGCCCCGACCCGCGCTGCAAGTACGCCGACCGCCCCATCGGCGGCGCCAACTCGCACCCCGCCGTACTGTCCGTAGCGGGCGTGGACACCCGGAAGGCACGGGTCGGCTACTCCTCCCAAGGCCCCGGCCGGCTCACCCCGCGCAAGCCCGACGTCGCCACGTACACCCACTTCGCGGGCTCGCAGGCATTCGGCGCCACCAGTCCCGACTCGGGGACCTCGGCGGCCTGCCCGGTGGCCGCGGGCATCATCGCGGCCGTGCGCACCCAGTGGTCGGCCAAGAAGATCCCGCCCTCCCGGATGCGCACGCTGCTGCGCCGCACGGCCGACGATCTGGGCGTTGCGGGCTTCGACTACGAATGCGGCTACGGCATCATCAACACCACCGCCGTCACGGAGGCACTGCGCCGCCGCAGCCTGAGCAACGAGCGTTCGTAG
- a CDS encoding zinc-dependent metalloprotease family protein — translation MTWLGWESLEGKLTSGPGVSSWGPERLDVFARGTDAALWHKCFDSDWSDWESLGGVLTSAPAVVSWGRDRIDVFARGADLALWHKWFDNEWSGWESLGGVLTSGPAVASRKSGRLDVFVRGTDSAIWHKSYGDGWSGWESLGGVLTSAPAAASWSSGRLDVFARGADSALWHKSFEDGWSGWESLGGVLTSAPAAASWSSGRLDVFARGADSALWHKSFKNGWSEWESRKGLLASAPAAVCWGANRIDVCATGIDSTVWHKWWQPLPTVRLHAKVLTAPDVSVADAVARAREVFATVGIAVQLVTTENLTLPELDDIDIGKCREAEVTAEQKKLFAHRADASSKDMVVYFVRSTKPPFNGCAAHPANRPSAVVVQKATPWTLAHEIGHLLGLYHVSNKNRLMMGKGTIDITNPPPDLVADEVKIMLDSPFIQYV, via the coding sequence ATGACATGGCTGGGCTGGGAGAGCCTCGAAGGGAAACTGACAAGCGGCCCGGGAGTGTCGTCCTGGGGCCCTGAGCGGCTCGACGTCTTCGCGCGGGGGACGGACGCGGCGCTGTGGCACAAATGCTTCGACAGCGACTGGTCGGACTGGGAAAGCCTGGGTGGCGTCCTGACGTCGGCGCCCGCGGTGGTTTCCTGGGGACGCGACCGTATCGACGTTTTCGCCCGGGGCGCCGACCTCGCGTTGTGGCACAAGTGGTTCGACAACGAATGGTCCGGCTGGGAGAGCCTCGGTGGCGTCCTTACCTCCGGCCCTGCCGTGGCGAGCAGGAAGAGCGGACGGCTGGACGTATTTGTGCGGGGCACGGATTCGGCGATATGGCACAAGTCGTACGGAGACGGTTGGTCGGGGTGGGAGAGTCTGGGCGGGGTGCTGACGAGTGCGCCTGCCGCGGCGAGTTGGTCGTCCGGGCGGCTGGACGTTTTCGCGCGGGGTGCTGATTCGGCGCTGTGGCACAAGTCGTTCGAGGACGGTTGGTCGGGGTGGGAGAGTCTGGGCGGGGTGCTGACGAGTGCGCCTGCCGCGGCGAGTTGGTCGTCCGGGCGGCTGGACGTTTTCGCGCGGGGTGCTGATTCGGCGCTGTGGCACAAGTCGTTCAAGAACGGCTGGTCCGAATGGGAAAGCCGCAAAGGTCTCCTCGCGAGCGCTCCCGCGGCCGTCTGCTGGGGGGCGAACCGCATCGACGTGTGCGCCACGGGCATCGACAGCACGGTGTGGCACAAGTGGTGGCAGCCGCTGCCCACGGTGCGGCTGCACGCCAAGGTCCTCACCGCGCCGGACGTCTCCGTCGCCGACGCCGTCGCGCGGGCGCGGGAAGTGTTCGCGACCGTGGGGATCGCGGTGCAACTGGTGACGACGGAGAACCTCACCCTGCCGGAGCTGGACGACATCGACATCGGGAAGTGCCGGGAGGCGGAGGTCACGGCCGAGCAGAAGAAGCTGTTCGCCCACCGCGCCGACGCGAGCAGCAAAGACATGGTGGTCTACTTCGTACGTTCCACGAAACCACCGTTCAACGGCTGCGCGGCGCATCCCGCCAATCGTCCCAGTGCCGTGGTCGTCCAGAAGGCGACACCATGGACGCTCGCCCATGAGATCGGCCATCTGCTGGGCCTCTACCACGTCAGTAACAAGAATCGCCTCATGATGGGCAAAGGGACGATAGACATCACCAACCCGCCTCCCGACCTCGTCGCCGACGAGGTCAAGATAATGCTGGACAGCCCGTTCATTCAGTACGTCTGA
- a CDS encoding HEAT repeat domain-containing protein, with translation MSVSMEDVRKILSSEEPDYEAAARLGGNSLPHLRALIDGDDLMLASKAAYAAGLLEGDAGQDAIVAATRSGDPAVRVAAASAAVNLPAGSAVTVLTGLLEDPDPGVRKTALSAAPEEERAALTGRVRERPQSPPVPPADTGPDEGQSTTPMPGEQAGSGLMPGEGVAKGLMPGEEPGRGTQSSDQPPQPGKMPGEA, from the coding sequence ATGAGCGTTTCCATGGAGGACGTGCGCAAGATCCTCAGCTCCGAGGAGCCGGACTACGAGGCCGCCGCACGGCTCGGCGGCAACAGCCTTCCCCATCTGCGAGCACTGATCGACGGCGATGACCTGATGCTCGCCTCGAAGGCGGCGTACGCGGCCGGTCTGCTGGAGGGCGACGCGGGGCAGGACGCCATCGTGGCCGCCACCCGGAGCGGTGATCCGGCGGTTCGGGTGGCGGCAGCGAGCGCCGCGGTGAACCTGCCTGCCGGGTCCGCCGTCACCGTCCTCACCGGCCTGCTCGAGGACCCTGACCCCGGCGTCCGGAAAACGGCCCTGTCAGCAGCCCCCGAGGAAGAACGAGCGGCGCTGACCGGCCGGGTACGGGAAAGGCCGCAGAGCCCGCCGGTACCGCCCGCCGACACGGGGCCGGACGAAGGGCAGAGCACCACACCGATGCCCGGGGAACAGGCCGGCAGCGGCCTCATGCCCGGCGAGGGCGTGGCGAAGGGGCTGATGCCCGGTGAGGAGCCCGGCCGCGGCACACAGAGCAGCGACCAGCCTCCGCAGCCGGGGAAGATGCCGGGCGAGGCCTGA
- a CDS encoding lipase family alpha/beta hydrolase encodes MTGDMLAPEHGDSSMKATGLLQQSVRAVVSMPAEAAVLALASAFQTTLKAAPWRRRNNRPSDRPEDGDLAWPPEDSRQTPIVLVPGYLSTTACWESLLVRLRQRGYHNITVVQYNSLRMGVPEIAETVAEEASAAARRSGTRGVHLIGYSLGGLAIRYALQFLGPDADALSAITIATPHHGAPLAYAGLGPAAKQMRLKSALLDELPPIDSGGRVRWLLIGGKADLVVPISSATAGGHVASASIPVSGHLNIIDTPLLADTVISHLASCRTGRKSPRVLAS; translated from the coding sequence GTGACCGGCGACATGTTGGCACCAGAGCACGGGGACAGCAGTATGAAAGCAACGGGGCTTTTGCAGCAGAGCGTGCGTGCCGTGGTATCGATGCCCGCCGAGGCGGCGGTGCTGGCACTGGCGTCGGCCTTCCAGACCACACTGAAAGCCGCACCGTGGCGGCGCCGGAACAACCGGCCCTCGGACCGGCCGGAGGACGGTGACCTCGCATGGCCGCCCGAGGACAGCCGGCAGACACCGATCGTGCTCGTTCCGGGGTACCTCTCCACCACAGCGTGCTGGGAGAGCCTGCTGGTACGCCTGCGGCAACGCGGTTATCACAACATCACCGTCGTGCAGTACAACTCGCTGAGGATGGGGGTCCCGGAAATCGCCGAGACGGTCGCGGAGGAAGCGTCCGCAGCCGCCCGGCGCAGCGGAACGCGTGGGGTGCATCTCATCGGTTACAGCCTCGGCGGGCTGGCGATACGCTACGCGTTGCAGTTCCTCGGTCCGGACGCCGATGCGTTGAGCGCCATCACCATCGCGACACCGCACCACGGTGCTCCGCTCGCGTATGCCGGTCTCGGCCCGGCCGCCAAGCAGATGCGCCTCAAGTCCGCACTCCTGGACGAGCTGCCTCCCATCGATTCCGGTGGCCGCGTCCGCTGGCTGCTCATCGGGGGGAAAGCCGATCTCGTGGTACCGATCTCCAGTGCGACGGCCGGTGGGCACGTCGCTTCCGCCAGCATTCCGGTCAGTGGGCACCTGAACATCATCGACACTCCGCTGCTGGCGGATACGGTCATCAGCCACTTGGCGTCCTGCCGAACCGGGCGGAAGAGTCCGCGGGTGCTGGCTTCGTGA
- a CDS encoding response regulator transcription factor, with protein sequence MPSSVHQIDHEAPHPSDQATAAGRWRVLVAENRKQDAEHLVTGLQRHGHEVSTVGTGAETLRVYDEADLLLLDLELPDLDGLEVCRIIRTQHDIPVIAVTARGSGLDRVLGLRAGADDYLVKPYDFLELMARIDAVMRRARPRPPSTRVIHHGPLRIDADARQVTLHGVAVELTCKEFELLHVLASHPHTVVSRKQLMQAVWHGSWSRRTLDTHVSSLRSKLGGSDWITTVRGVGFRLRLA encoded by the coding sequence ATGCCGAGTTCAGTACACCAGATCGACCACGAAGCACCGCACCCGTCCGACCAGGCGACCGCCGCCGGGCGATGGCGGGTGCTCGTCGCGGAGAACCGCAAACAAGACGCGGAGCACCTGGTCACAGGGCTCCAACGACACGGACACGAGGTCAGCACCGTCGGTACGGGGGCGGAGACCCTGCGGGTCTACGACGAGGCCGATCTGCTGCTGCTCGACCTCGAACTCCCTGACCTGGACGGCCTGGAGGTCTGCCGCATCATCCGTACGCAGCACGACATCCCCGTGATAGCCGTCACGGCACGGGGGAGCGGCCTGGACCGCGTTCTCGGCCTTCGGGCAGGCGCGGACGACTACCTGGTCAAGCCGTACGACTTCCTGGAACTGATGGCGCGCATCGATGCCGTCATGCGACGTGCGCGCCCGCGGCCGCCCAGTACCCGGGTCATCCACCACGGACCGTTGCGCATCGACGCGGACGCGCGCCAGGTGACCCTGCACGGCGTGGCCGTCGAGCTCACGTGCAAGGAGTTCGAACTGCTCCACGTCCTTGCCAGCCACCCCCACACCGTTGTGTCGCGGAAGCAGCTCATGCAGGCGGTGTGGCACGGCTCGTGGTCCCGCCGGACCTTGGACACCCATGTGAGCAGCCTGCGCAGCAAGCTCGGCGGCAGTGACTGGATCACCACTGTGCGAGGCGTGGGCTTCCGCCTGCGCCTCGCGTGA